A genomic stretch from Flavobacterium nitratireducens includes:
- a CDS encoding response regulator transcription factor translates to MKKILIVDDEPNIVMSLEYTFKKNNFEVFIARDGQEALDTLQNQQPDIIILDVMMPMVDGYSTLEQIKKNPALENCKVIFLSAKNKEQDIEKGLALEANLYITKPFSLKKLVEQVQELLN, encoded by the coding sequence ATGAAAAAAATATTAATTGTAGATGACGAGCCTAATATTGTAATGTCGCTGGAATACACCTTCAAAAAAAACAATTTTGAAGTATTCATTGCACGCGACGGGCAAGAAGCATTAGACACATTACAAAATCAACAACCAGACATCATCATACTTGATGTAATGATGCCAATGGTGGATGGCTACAGTACATTAGAACAAATAAAGAAAAACCCAGCCTTAGAAAATTGTAAAGTAATTTTTCTATCAGCAAAAAACAAAGAACAAGATATTGAAAAAGGTCTTGCTCTAGAGGCCAACCTCTACATCACTAAACCTTTTTCATTAAAGAAATTAGTAGAACAAGTCCAAGAATTATTAAACTAA
- the acs gene encoding acetate--CoA ligase produces the protein MSRYKISNFEEYFKEYKKSIKDPKKFWDKIASENFTWYQEWDKVVDFNMAEAEIKWFVDAKVNITKNCIDRHLAKKGEKTAIIFEPNNPDEPSQSFTYNELHQKVSKMANVLLSQGVQKGDRVCIYLPMIPELAIATLACARIGAIHSVVFAGFSASAVAARINDSECKMVITSDGGYRGNKTIDLKGIVDEALNNCPSVEKVLVAQRTNTTVQMKEGRDLWLAPLLDSASDNNTAEIMDAEDPLFILYTSGSTGKPKGMVHTTAGYMVYTAYTFQNVFNYEENDIFWCTADIGWITGHSYILYGPLLNGATTVIFEGVPSYPDFSRFWQIIEKHKVNQFYTAPTAIRALAKESLDYVQKYPLSSLKVIGSVGEPINEEAWHWYNDHVGGKRCPVVDTWWQTETGGILISPLPFITPTKPTYATLPLPGIQAVLMDEKRNEIEDNQVVGSLCIKFPWPGIARTIWGDHKRYKETYFSTFPGKYFSGDGALRDEVGYYRITGGVDDVIIVSGHNLGTAPIEDAINEHPAVAESAIVGFPHDIKGNALYGFVIVKETGEKRDKANLAKEINQHIADHIGPIAKLDKIQFVSGLPKTRSGKIMRRILRKIAEGDFSNFGDTTTLLNPEIVDEIKDGRI, from the coding sequence ATGAGTCGTTACAAAATAAGTAATTTCGAAGAGTACTTCAAAGAATACAAAAAATCGATCAAAGACCCGAAGAAATTTTGGGACAAAATCGCATCAGAAAACTTTACTTGGTACCAAGAATGGGACAAGGTTGTTGATTTTAACATGGCTGAAGCCGAAATCAAATGGTTTGTTGATGCTAAAGTAAACATCACTAAAAACTGTATTGATCGCCATCTTGCAAAAAAAGGCGAAAAAACAGCTATTATTTTCGAACCAAACAACCCAGACGAACCTTCACAATCATTTACTTACAATGAATTACATCAAAAAGTAAGCAAAATGGCTAATGTATTATTAAGTCAAGGAGTTCAAAAAGGAGATCGTGTTTGTATTTACCTACCTATGATTCCTGAATTAGCCATCGCTACTCTGGCTTGTGCTCGTATCGGTGCTATTCACTCAGTCGTGTTTGCAGGATTTTCTGCCTCAGCTGTTGCAGCCCGCATTAACGATAGCGAATGCAAAATGGTCATCACTTCAGATGGTGGGTATCGTGGTAACAAGACCATCGACTTAAAAGGAATTGTAGACGAAGCGCTTAACAATTGTCCATCGGTAGAAAAAGTTTTAGTAGCCCAAAGAACAAATACTACAGTTCAGATGAAAGAAGGTCGTGACTTATGGTTAGCACCTCTTTTAGATTCTGCCTCTGATAACAACACGGCTGAAATTATGGATGCCGAAGACCCATTATTTATTCTTTACACTTCGGGTTCAACCGGAAAACCGAAAGGAATGGTACACACTACAGCAGGTTATATGGTATACACTGCTTATACCTTCCAGAATGTTTTCAATTATGAAGAAAATGATATTTTCTGGTGTACTGCCGATATCGGTTGGATTACCGGACACTCTTATATCCTTTACGGACCACTATTAAACGGAGCCACTACCGTAATATTTGAAGGAGTACCATCATACCCTGACTTTAGTCGTTTTTGGCAAATTATCGAAAAACACAAAGTAAACCAATTCTATACTGCGCCTACAGCCATTAGAGCTTTGGCAAAAGAAAGTTTGGATTATGTTCAAAAATACCCATTAAGTTCATTAAAAGTTATTGGTTCTGTTGGAGAACCTATCAACGAAGAAGCTTGGCACTGGTACAATGACCACGTAGGCGGAAAACGTTGTCCTGTTGTGGATACTTGGTGGCAAACAGAAACTGGAGGAATCCTCATCTCCCCTTTACCATTTATCACTCCAACAAAACCTACTTATGCAACTCTTCCTCTTCCAGGAATTCAGGCTGTATTAATGGATGAAAAACGAAATGAAATTGAAGACAATCAAGTCGTTGGAAGCTTATGTATTAAATTCCCTTGGCCTGGAATTGCCAGAACTATTTGGGGAGACCACAAGCGCTATAAAGAAACCTATTTTTCTACCTTCCCAGGTAAATACTTTAGTGGAGACGGAGCATTGCGCGATGAAGTAGGTTACTACCGTATCACCGGTGGTGTTGATGATGTAATTATTGTTTCAGGACATAATTTAGGGACAGCACCTATTGAAGATGCTATTAACGAACACCCAGCAGTAGCCGAAAGTGCTATTGTAGGTTTCCCACATGATATTAAAGGAAATGCCCTTTATGGTTTTGTTATTGTTAAAGAAACAGGAGAAAAACGCGACAAAGCAAACCTTGCAAAAGAAATCAATCAGCATATCGCTGACCATATTGGACCTATTGCCAAATTAGATAAAATCCAATTTGTATCAGGATTACCGAAAACACGCTCTGGAAAAATTATGCGTCGTATTCTACGTAAGATAGCTGAAGGAGATTTTTCAAACTTTGGTGACACAACCACCTTGTTAAACCCTGAAATTGTTGATGAAATTAAAGATGGAAGAATCTAA
- a CDS encoding glycoside hydrolase family 13 protein, producing MKNESNTLIQRIEPPFWFLGMHNPELQILFYGKNISQCKVTSENSCAITNITRTENPNFLFITIDTRNSTENEIEFIFELNNKKRHIQKYELRKRRKDSALRQSFDASDCVYLLMPDRFANGNPNNQNDKTTAEKYNRDLPQGRHGGDIEGIIKHLDYIKSLGATAIWSTPLCEDNDAQYSYHGYAQSDVYKIDPRYGTNEDYVRLVEKAHEQGLKIIMDYVTNHWGIEHWIFKDSPTNDWIHRFETYTETNHKRTTAIDINASKIDRMICLNGWFVPTMPDVNISNPLVLNYLKQNAIWWIEYANLDGFRVDTYNYSEPKEVAKWTKAITDEYPNFNLVGEITMRNQSLLSYWQKDSPIAKIQNFNSYLPSVMDFALSDALQTVFNEDDDTWDQGITKIYDLLAKDFMFPNTNNLLIFGENHDSRRLNHNYNNDIRKYKLVMCMLATLRGIPQLYYGSEIGMTGDQSLGDADIRRDFPGGWANDKNNAFNPESRSECQKAYFDFTSKLFQWRKTNDAIHFGKTTHYIPQNNVYVYFRYNSHKCVMVIINNHPEKQEFGTARFKENIENYTKGKEIITQITYDLRQPITIEGKSALILELE from the coding sequence ATGAAAAATGAATCCAATACATTAATACAAAGAATAGAGCCTCCTTTTTGGTTTTTAGGAATGCACAATCCAGAACTTCAAATCCTTTTTTACGGAAAAAATATCAGTCAGTGCAAGGTTACCTCTGAAAATAGTTGTGCCATAACCAATATCACTCGAACTGAAAATCCCAACTTCCTATTTATTACAATAGATACTCGAAATAGTACTGAAAATGAAATTGAATTTATTTTCGAGTTGAACAACAAAAAAAGACATATTCAAAAATACGAACTCAGAAAAAGGCGAAAAGATTCCGCGTTACGACAAAGTTTCGATGCCTCAGATTGTGTTTACCTTTTAATGCCGGATCGTTTTGCCAATGGAAATCCAAACAATCAAAACGACAAAACCACTGCTGAAAAATACAACAGAGATCTACCACAAGGTCGTCATGGTGGCGATATTGAAGGGATTATCAAGCATTTGGATTATATAAAATCGCTCGGTGCAACAGCTATTTGGAGCACACCTTTATGCGAAGACAATGATGCACAATATTCCTATCACGGTTATGCCCAATCTGACGTATATAAAATTGATCCTCGTTACGGCACCAATGAAGATTATGTACGTTTAGTTGAAAAAGCACATGAACAAGGACTTAAAATCATCATGGATTATGTTACAAATCACTGGGGAATTGAACATTGGATATTTAAAGATTCTCCAACGAACGACTGGATTCACCGATTTGAAACCTACACCGAGACCAATCATAAAAGAACTACCGCAATTGACATAAACGCCTCTAAAATTGACCGAATGATTTGCCTCAACGGTTGGTTTGTCCCTACGATGCCCGACGTAAACATTAGCAATCCATTGGTTTTAAACTATCTAAAACAAAATGCCATTTGGTGGATTGAATACGCTAATTTGGATGGTTTTAGAGTTGATACTTATAATTATTCAGAACCAAAAGAGGTAGCCAAATGGACCAAAGCAATTACAGACGAATACCCAAACTTTAATCTTGTAGGCGAAATTACCATGCGAAATCAAAGTTTACTTTCGTATTGGCAGAAAGACAGTCCTATTGCAAAAATCCAAAACTTCAATTCGTATTTACCTAGCGTAATGGATTTTGCCTTATCAGATGCGCTACAAACTGTTTTCAATGAAGATGACGACACCTGGGATCAAGGAATAACAAAAATATACGATTTATTGGCCAAAGATTTTATGTTTCCCAACACCAATAACCTATTAATATTTGGCGAAAACCATGATAGCCGAAGACTTAATCACAATTATAACAATGATATCCGTAAATACAAATTAGTAATGTGTATGCTGGCCACCTTGAGAGGCATACCCCAATTGTATTATGGTTCCGAAATTGGCATGACAGGAGACCAAAGTTTAGGAGACGCAGACATTAGAAGAGACTTCCCAGGAGGTTGGGCTAACGACAAAAACAATGCTTTCAATCCTGAAAGCCGTTCTGAATGTCAAAAAGCCTATTTTGACTTTACAAGTAAATTGTTTCAATGGCGAAAAACCAATGATGCAATCCATTTTGGCAAAACAACCCATTACATCCCACAAAATAATGTATACGTCTATTTTAGATACAATTCACACAAATGTGTGATGGTTATCATAAACAACCACCCTGAAAAACAAGAATTTGGCACTGCACGTTTCAAAGAAAATATCGAAAATTACACCAAAGGAAAAGAAATAATCACTCAAATTACGTATGATTTACGTCAGCCAATTACCATCGAAGGAAAATCGGCATTAATTTTAGAACTAGAATAA
- a CDS encoding glycerophosphodiester phosphodiesterase, giving the protein MLKIGHRGAKGYTPENTLISFEKAIEMQAHGIELDVHLSNDAKLMVIHDETIDRTTNGKGFVNQMSCSELQKFKIEDQQYIPTLEEVLNLVNRRCWVNIELKSYETIPKVIEIIEKYIHNKNWTYTDFIVSSFDWNALKELKSRNPKIPIGVLTEEDWEEAIAFAKWIQAKSIHPDFKLLNAENTQILQQNGFEVFPWTVNEKTDITKMKSFNVNGIISDFPDRI; this is encoded by the coding sequence ATGCTCAAAATAGGACATCGTGGTGCTAAGGGTTACACACCTGAAAACACCCTTATAAGTTTCGAAAAAGCGATTGAAATGCAAGCGCATGGCATTGAACTCGATGTTCACCTGAGTAATGATGCTAAACTTATGGTGATTCATGATGAAACCATTGACCGAACGACAAACGGCAAAGGCTTTGTAAATCAAATGAGCTGTTCAGAATTACAAAAATTCAAAATTGAAGATCAGCAATATATTCCCACTTTAGAAGAAGTGCTAAACTTAGTCAACCGTCGATGTTGGGTTAATATCGAATTAAAAAGTTACGAAACCATACCCAAAGTAATCGAAATTATTGAAAAATACATCCATAATAAAAACTGGACGTATACTGATTTTATCGTTTCAAGCTTTGACTGGAACGCCTTAAAAGAGCTAAAATCAAGAAATCCAAAAATTCCTATTGGTGTCCTTACCGAAGAGGATTGGGAAGAAGCTATCGCTTTCGCAAAATGGATTCAGGCCAAATCCATACATCCTGATTTTAAATTATTGAATGCAGAAAACACCCAAATTTTACAACAAAATGGCTTTGAAGTATTTCCTTGGACAGTAAACGAAAAAACGGATATTACAAAAATGAAATCTTTTAATGTAAACGGAATCATCTCCGATTTTCCAGATAGAATATGA
- a CDS encoding NAD(P)/FAD-dependent oxidoreductase — protein sequence MNQNFDIIIVGGGAAGFFTAINIVEKNPKIKVAILERGAEVLQKVRISGGGRCNVTHACFEPNELVKFYPRGEKELKGPFHQFCSGDTIEWFEKHGVELKIEEDGRMFPVSNSSQTIIDCFLKATKKLGISVLTGQSVQSIFKKENLWKIETQNENYLAEKLVMATGSNPKIWEMLQQQGHAIVTPVPSLFTFNIKDPRIKELPGVSAQVSVKVKDSKLASTGPLLITHWGMSGPAILKLSAWGARILHDKNYQFTIFVNWLNDIDTEEAEELLKTLKQEQAKKTVSKKSPFEITNRLWESLVLASGISAEAKWADLSKNQIQNVAKQLTNASFQVNGKSTFKEEFVTAGGIDLKEINFKTMESKIHENLYFAGEIVNIDAITGGFNFQNAWTSGFILANAISLKLT from the coding sequence ATGAATCAAAATTTTGACATAATAATTGTTGGCGGTGGTGCTGCAGGATTTTTTACAGCCATTAATATCGTTGAAAAAAATCCAAAGATAAAAGTGGCTATCCTGGAACGAGGAGCCGAAGTATTGCAAAAAGTACGCATCTCTGGCGGTGGTCGTTGCAATGTGACACATGCTTGTTTTGAACCAAATGAATTAGTTAAATTTTATCCTCGTGGAGAAAAAGAATTAAAAGGTCCTTTTCATCAATTTTGCTCGGGCGACACCATTGAATGGTTTGAAAAACATGGAGTCGAACTTAAAATAGAAGAAGACGGCAGGATGTTTCCTGTATCTAACAGCTCGCAAACTATTATTGACTGTTTTTTAAAAGCCACAAAAAAACTTGGAATCTCGGTACTTACTGGACAATCTGTACAGTCCATTTTTAAGAAAGAGAATCTTTGGAAAATAGAAACTCAAAACGAGAATTATCTGGCGGAGAAATTGGTAATGGCTACGGGTAGTAATCCTAAAATTTGGGAGATGCTTCAACAACAAGGTCATGCAATAGTAACCCCAGTTCCTTCCCTATTTACTTTTAATATCAAAGACCCTAGAATAAAAGAATTGCCTGGCGTTTCGGCTCAGGTTTCGGTAAAAGTTAAAGACAGCAAACTTGCTTCAACCGGACCTTTATTAATCACCCATTGGGGAATGAGCGGTCCTGCTATTTTAAAACTTTCGGCTTGGGGCGCCCGTATTTTACATGACAAAAATTATCAATTCACCATTTTCGTCAATTGGTTAAACGATATTGACACTGAAGAAGCCGAAGAACTTTTGAAAACATTAAAACAGGAGCAAGCAAAAAAGACGGTTTCAAAAAAATCTCCGTTTGAGATTACAAACAGACTGTGGGAAAGTTTAGTCTTGGCTTCTGGAATTTCAGCTGAAGCAAAATGGGCGGATTTATCTAAAAATCAAATTCAAAATGTAGCCAAACAATTAACTAACGCCTCTTTCCAAGTGAACGGAAAAAGTACTTTCAAAGAAGAATTTGTTACTGCAGGCGGCATTGATTTAAAAGAAATCAATTTTAAAACCATGGAAAGCAAAATTCACGAAAATCTATATTTTGCTGGTGAAATTGTGAATATCGATGCTATTACAGGTGGATTTAACTTCCAAAATGCTTGGACTAGCGGATTTATTTTGGCCAATGCCATTTCACTTAAATTAACATAA
- a CDS encoding iron chaperone — protein MENVEQYINALPDEIQKITQKIRSIIKSEAPNCIESIAYGIPAYKTFGKPLVYFAAFKNHIGLYATPSGHTQFATALSQYKQGKGSVQFPFDKPIPYDLIKEIVAFRVIENEEKFKK, from the coding sequence ATGGAAAATGTAGAACAATACATCAATGCGCTTCCGGATGAGATTCAAAAAATAACTCAAAAAATAAGAAGCATCATTAAATCCGAAGCTCCTAACTGCATTGAAAGTATTGCGTATGGGATACCCGCCTATAAAACATTTGGGAAACCCTTGGTTTATTTTGCAGCCTTCAAAAATCACATCGGACTGTATGCTACTCCCTCAGGTCATACGCAATTTGCAACAGCATTATCCCAGTACAAACAAGGAAAAGGTTCTGTTCAATTTCCTTTTGACAAACCTATTCCATACGACCTAATCAAAGAAATTGTTGCTTTTCGTGTAATAGAAAATGAAGAGAAATTCAAGAAATAA
- a CDS encoding TspO/MBR family protein — protein MNKIIKIIAVVVLCLGVGYFSGIETRSAILDWYPTLVKPSFNPPNWVFAPVWTMLYIMMGVAAGLVWNRYTDDKDRVKKALVFFLIQLVLNALWSYLFFGLHNPMLAGIEIVLLWLFIYECYLQFSKINKIAAYLLVPYLAWVSFAAVLNASIWWLNR, from the coding sequence ATGAACAAGATCATTAAAATAATTGCTGTTGTTGTATTGTGTTTGGGTGTTGGTTATTTTTCGGGAATAGAAACACGTTCGGCTATATTAGACTGGTATCCTACCTTAGTAAAACCAAGTTTTAATCCGCCTAATTGGGTTTTTGCACCAGTTTGGACTATGTTGTATATCATGATGGGAGTGGCAGCTGGATTGGTTTGGAATCGCTATACTGATGATAAGGACAGGGTTAAAAAAGCATTGGTGTTCTTTTTGATCCAATTGGTTTTGAATGCACTTTGGTCGTATTTGTTTTTTGGTTTGCACAACCCAATGTTAGCCGGAATAGAAATTGTTCTTCTTTGGTTATTTATTTATGAATGCTATTTGCAATTTTCAAAAATCAACAAAATTGCAGCTTATTTGTTAGTGCCTTATTTGGCATGGGTTAGTTTTGCTGCTGTTTTGAATGCTAGTATTTGGTGGTTGAATCGATAA
- a CDS encoding diphosphomevalonate/mevalonate 3,5-bisphosphate decarboxylase family protein, producing MFTANDFIPNSYSKTIENGSFQWSAPSNIALVKYWGKKTNQIPANPSVSFTLNHCKTITKLAFEKNRNSGNFSFDLLFEGKPKEDFKPKIQKFFERIESYLPFLKDYHFTIDTQNTFPHSSGIASSASGMSALAMNLMRLEKALNPEMTEEYFYQKASFLARLGSGSACRSVKGKVVVWGNQANIKGSSDEYGVEYPYRIHDNFKNYQDTILLVDKGEKQVSSTVGHDLMHNHPFAERRFAQAHENLDKLIAIFEKGNLEEFIQIVESEALTLHAMMMTSMPYFILMKPNTLEIINRIWKFRKDTQTPVCFTLDAGANVHVLYPENVKEKVLQFIKAELVGYCQNEQYICDDIGEGAIEY from the coding sequence ATGTTTACAGCAAACGATTTTATTCCAAATAGCTATTCTAAAACAATTGAAAACGGTTCCTTCCAATGGAGTGCACCCAGTAATATTGCCTTAGTGAAATATTGGGGAAAGAAAACCAATCAAATCCCAGCCAATCCATCGGTAAGTTTTACTTTAAACCATTGTAAAACAATTACAAAACTGGCTTTTGAGAAGAACAGAAATTCTGGAAATTTTTCGTTTGACTTACTTTTTGAAGGAAAACCAAAAGAAGACTTCAAACCCAAAATTCAAAAATTCTTTGAACGAATTGAAAGCTATTTGCCATTTTTAAAAGATTATCATTTTACCATAGATACGCAAAACACCTTCCCGCACAGTTCCGGAATTGCTTCTTCTGCTTCAGGAATGTCCGCTTTAGCTATGAACCTAATGCGTTTAGAAAAAGCCTTAAATCCTGAAATGACGGAAGAGTATTTTTATCAAAAAGCTTCTTTTTTGGCACGTTTAGGTTCCGGAAGTGCTTGTCGAAGTGTAAAAGGCAAAGTAGTAGTTTGGGGAAATCAAGCCAATATTAAAGGAAGTTCAGATGAATATGGAGTGGAGTATCCTTACCGTATTCATGACAATTTCAAAAATTATCAAGACACCATTTTATTGGTTGATAAAGGCGAAAAACAGGTCTCTAGCACTGTAGGGCATGACTTGATGCACAATCATCCATTTGCCGAAAGGCGATTTGCGCAAGCGCATGAAAATTTAGACAAACTGATTGCCATTTTTGAAAAAGGTAATCTGGAAGAATTCATCCAAATTGTAGAAAGTGAAGCTCTGACTTTACACGCCATGATGATGACTTCGATGCCTTATTTCATTTTGATGAAACCGAACACATTAGAAATCATTAATAGGATTTGGAAATTTAGAAAAGATACACAAACCCCAGTATGTTTTACACTCGACGCAGGTGCTAATGTACATGTTTTATACCCTGAAAACGTAAAAGAAAAAGTACTGCAATTTATTAAAGCCGAATTAGTTGGCTATTGTCAAAATGAGCAGTACATTTGTGACGATATTGGAGAGGGAGCAATTGAATACTAA
- a CDS encoding mevalonate kinase family protein: protein MKGPLFYSKILLFGEYGIIRDSKGLSIPYNFFNGALKKNDNPSAEAIASNASLKRFADYLESLENEKTNLVSFDLKSLKNDIETGMYFDSSIPQGYGVGSSGALVAAIYDKYAQNKITVLENLTREKLLELKNIFSQMESFFHGKSSGLDPLNSYLSIPILINSKDHIEATGIPSQSFDGKAAVFLLDSGIIGETAPMINIFMENLKDKGFRAMLKNQFVKYTDACVENFLGGDMKSLFSNTKKLSRVVLNHFKPMIPEQFHEIWQKGIETNDYYLKLCGSGGGGYILGFTEDLERAKASLKDYKLEVVYQF, encoded by the coding sequence ATGAAAGGACCTTTATTTTACTCAAAAATATTACTCTTTGGAGAATACGGAATTATTCGTGATTCGAAAGGGCTTTCTATTCCGTATAATTTTTTTAACGGAGCTTTGAAAAAAAATGATAATCCTTCGGCAGAAGCCATTGCTTCTAATGCTAGTTTAAAACGTTTTGCTGATTATTTAGAATCCTTGGAAAACGAAAAAACAAATTTGGTTTCTTTTGATTTAAAATCGTTAAAAAACGACATTGAAACTGGAATGTATTTTGATTCCAGTATTCCACAAGGTTATGGTGTAGGGAGTAGTGGTGCATTAGTTGCAGCTATTTACGACAAATATGCCCAAAACAAAATCACTGTTTTAGAAAACTTAACTCGTGAAAAATTATTAGAGTTAAAAAATATATTCTCTCAAATGGAGAGCTTTTTCCACGGAAAAAGTTCAGGATTAGACCCATTAAACAGCTATTTGAGTATTCCAATTTTGATTAATTCAAAAGATCATATTGAAGCAACAGGAATTCCATCACAAAGTTTTGATGGGAAAGCTGCTGTTTTCCTTTTAGATTCTGGAATCATTGGTGAAACGGCTCCAATGATTAATATTTTCATGGAAAATCTTAAAGATAAAGGTTTCCGTGCTATGCTAAAGAATCAATTTGTAAAATATACCGATGCTTGTGTCGAAAACTTCCTAGGTGGAGACATGAAATCATTGTTTAGTAATACTAAAAAGTTATCCCGTGTCGTTTTAAATCATTTCAAACCTATGATTCCTGAGCAATTTCATGAAATTTGGCAAAAAGGTATCGAAACAAATGATTATTATTTAAAACTATGTGGTTCAGGCGGAGGCGGATACATTCTGGGCTTCACAGAGGATTTAGAACGTGCCAAAGCTTCATTAAAAGATTACAAACTAGAAGTAGTTTATCAATTTTAA
- a CDS encoding geranylgeranylglycerol-phosphate geranylgeranyltransferase → MFSRKHKLLALKIVSLFSVIRGYNIPIIILAQYLSAIFILAPEIRALDVLLDFNLFLIVFASSLSIASGYIINNFYDSKKDLINRPNKSMLDRLVSQSTKLKVYFTLNFIVATIAWFISWRALLFFSVYIFLIWFYSHKIKRYPFIGNLMASIMAVLPFFAILLYYYTKLPIYEIENYKGQFVVIFAHATFLFLLLLIREMIKDLENIKGDLVDNYKTIPIIYGEEASKKIISILTLFTLLPIYILIEMYDVGYMDIYFYSCLIILIFFLLYLWKSNTKIQFLLLHNVLKFLIVSGVFCIILIDPSVLWHGKKLLLSF, encoded by the coding sequence ATGTTTAGTAGAAAACACAAACTTTTAGCGTTAAAAATTGTCAGTTTGTTCTCTGTAATTAGAGGTTACAACATTCCAATAATAATTTTAGCGCAATATTTATCGGCTATATTTATATTGGCACCAGAAATAAGAGCCTTAGATGTACTGCTCGATTTCAATTTGTTTTTGATTGTTTTTGCTTCCTCATTAAGCATCGCATCGGGATATATCATCAATAATTTTTACGACAGTAAAAAGGATTTAATCAACCGACCTAATAAGTCCATGCTTGACCGATTAGTGAGTCAAAGTACGAAACTAAAAGTTTATTTTACTTTAAATTTCATTGTTGCCACGATTGCTTGGTTTATTTCTTGGCGTGCTTTATTGTTTTTTTCGGTTTATATTTTTCTGATTTGGTTCTACTCTCATAAAATAAAAAGATATCCTTTTATTGGCAACCTTATGGCCTCAATTATGGCTGTACTGCCTTTTTTCGCCATATTGTTATATTATTACACCAAATTACCTATATACGAAATAGAAAACTACAAGGGACAATTTGTTGTGATTTTTGCACACGCTACTTTTTTATTTCTATTATTATTGATTAGAGAAATGATTAAAGATTTAGAAAACATAAAAGGAGACCTTGTAGACAATTATAAAACCATACCCATTATTTACGGTGAAGAAGCTTCGAAAAAAATCATCAGCATATTAACCCTTTTTACGCTATTACCTATTTACATTTTAATCGAAATGTACGATGTAGGCTATATGGATATTTACTTTTATTCCTGCCTGATTATTCTAATTTTCTTCTTACTGTATCTTTGGAAATCCAACACTAAAATTCAGTTTCTATTACTGCACAATGTCCTAAAATTTTTAATTGTGTCCGGAGTCTTTTGTATTATACTTATTGACCCAAGTGTTTTATGGCATGGAAAGAAACTACTTTTGTCATTTTAA